A part of Gossypium hirsutum isolate 1008001.06 chromosome A07, Gossypium_hirsutum_v2.1, whole genome shotgun sequence genomic DNA contains:
- the LOC107963047 gene encoding uncharacterized protein: MTYFQRRELGEIEIVTLTKGCTALLTNKLPPKLKDPGSFTIPLSIGNQYAGKALCDLGTSINLMPMSVFKKLGIGEVRPTTVTLQLAYRSYAHPKGTIEDVLIRVDKFIFLVDFIVFDYKDDKDVPIILVRPFLGTGRTMIDVQKGELTMRVNDQQIIFNVFKALKCADEIEE; encoded by the coding sequence ATGACATACTTTCAAAGAAGAGAATTAGGAGAAATTGAAATAGTCACACTCACTAAAGGGTGTACTGCTTTGTTGACAAATAAATTACCTCCAAAGTTGAAGGACCCAGGAAGCTTTACAATACCTCTATCAATTGGCAACCAATATGCTGGGAAGGCCTTGTGTGATTTAGGAACGAGCATAAATCTTATGCCCATGTCTGTGTTCAAAAAGCTAGGAAttggtgaagtaagacctaccaCTGTAACCTTGCAATTAGCATATCGATCATATGCACACCCAAAAGGTACAATCGAGGATGTCCTAATAAGggtagataaattcatttttcttgttgatttcattGTGTTCGACTATAAAGATGACAAAGATGTGCCTATTATTTTGGTTAGACCTTTCCTTGGAACAGGTAGGACTATGATTGATGTTCAAAAGGGAGAATTAACAATGAGGGTGAATGATCAACAGatcatttttaatgttttcaaggCTCTGAAATGTGCTGATGAAATCGAAGAGTGA